AAAGATTTACATTTCCCACTTTAGAGATGTTCTGTTTCTTTATGTAAGGGATGAGAATTTGTCTCGGCTGTTTCTTTATGTAATGGATGAGAATTTGTTAAGTTCATCGTCATGGTGAATGGTACTTATATCAGCTTTAAAAGGTTTCGTATATGCTAATGATTTGACCCCTTTTCATCTTTCCTCgtctttgttttcttctattctAGTATGAGAACGGAAATCGAGTTTTCTCTGAAGTGTTGGAGAAATTGAAGGATTTCATCTTGGTTGCGAATCTGACAAAAGCTACCGAGACTGCGTTTAATGCATCATCTCAAGCATTACGCAATACCTTCCGTGCAGGTGATGATGCTCTTGGATCCGGAAGTCGTGCAgtaaagagaaataaaactaCCTCCCAAAATGAAAAGAACTGAAACTCGTCACATAGTCTAGGTGGTTTGCCAAATATTTTGAGAGTACATTTGTCTGAATCTAGGGCGGTTTTGTTTGGTTAAAGTAGAGATGATGACTGGGGTGGTGGTACTAGATTGCTTTGAGGTTGACCCGCAGGCGCTTTTGATGTTTAACTTCCTTGGAGAACATTTTGTTTGGTACTTCCAGATACAGAGGACAATGTCATTCCAAGATACGATGTGCTTTTGATGTTTACTAATTTGTTTCACTGTAACTCTccagcactctcattggattagctaaaagttaaattcaacgagtatttagctattagagagtaaaatatactcacattggattagccaaattctcaatttttgaaatttacctacagtgactttcaaaagttttttcaaatttgaaagttactgtacatacattaaatacatattttattaattatttttctctcattttctttctatcacattttattacaattgatatattaatttgaattaatgatatattaatttaataagaatatgattattatgataaaataggtagaatagtaaaatatgataaaataaaataaattattaattaaaaaaattaaatatttttgaaattattagttattcattactatataatgaataaatgtataatctaatgtggagatttaatgtgaataattaaaattaaattcatcatatattattttattatataatgaaaaaatagctattttaatgtggagatttatgtgaatggaatagttaaaagtcaaatttctcttgagaaatgatacttgcagtcgtgagtgtgcaagcatcgtgcaatcactttgaaaaaaaataaatatggaacttacatgcattccacgactgtatgtagcattactcatttctcttatattcataaaaaatgtcatttaacttcaactaatccaatgagagtgttCTAATTAGCTACACAAAAACTACACCCAGCAGTTACTGTTGGGCGTACCGCTAatgcatttcaatttttttttaacgtctttaatcattaagaaaaaaaaaatacacaactccattaataattacttttttaattattaagtaaaaaaaaaattaaaatactcaaACGGTAACTTGAGTGTTAACTTTGAGGGGACTTCACTAACATTTTCCTATTTGTTTGGAGGATTTGACCAAATTAGCAGTTTTGAGGGTTTCTCTGATGCTATGGTGGGAGAAGAACACAACTGATACTGTAAACAAATCATTGTTTTATTACGTGAATGAAAAACCCtataagaataaatattttgtctcaTTAGGAATCCAAAATGTACATTTGAAATAAAACACAATTCCAAATGCAGATGACATGATGAGTTATATATGGCACACTTGCTTCTCAAAACTACTCTTCGTGATAGCGCTCATTGAGAGAGGTGCAGAAGCTAAAAGGATGAGCTTGAGGTGTTTGAAAAACTTCACAATTAGCATCATCTGCCTCCTCTGGTATGGGTGGTGGTGGAGACGAGAAGTCTAAGCACATTCCCTGTATAAATTGTTCATATGATGCTGAGAGATCTTGGGAGGTGATTTGGTGGTACTCCACAAGTTGGTGAAGGCACTGATTTTCTCTCACTAAATTGGCATTTTCATTAGCTAATCTGGATTTCTCCGCCAGCAATGCCTCCAATTGAAGCCTCACCTGTGTGCAGGCCACATTTTACAAGATTAACAACACCCGCATGGCTTCTCAACTTATTTCTAGCACAGTAAATATACAAGTGCTGAGGGAGAAAATGAAAGTATAAGAAGACCCCATTACCAGATCATCTTCATCTGGTCTTATCCCTTTAGCAAATCCATCACGGAGCCTCCTGTTCTCTTCCTCGAGCAGCGCGCATCGCTCTTGCATAAAACATAAGTCTGACTTTATTGACTTGAGTTCTCTTGCAAGCGAAGCCGCTTTTGTTGCCATTGAAACTGCGAGCTGTTAACGACAAATAATTACATATCGAACAATATTGAtaagcttgattgttttgctcagagaaggaaaaaaagataaGAGATGAGCTTAGTAGCTTTAAGAATGGCACTTTAAGAGGAGAAGAGACTGTGTGAGCTTACATTTTTGGCTCTGTTCAGCTTCCCATCTTTTAGGGTTTGCTCATCATTTGCCTTCTGAGATTCATCTTCTTTATCCTCTGAAGCATGACTTTGGTCAAACTTCCTTTTCAATCCTTTCTTGAGCTCTGCTTCCTTTTGTTCCTTTTCTGAATCGTCTTCTTTACCATCTGAGTTATTCAGATTGCTTTGAAATATTTCAGTCAATGTGGGTGGTTTAGCTAGATCTCTTGCTCCCTGTAAATAGTAAATAGAGAGAGCTGAATTTGTTAGTTAAGCCCAAGACAAGTTTTGTCCATATAATTAGTTTCAAACTTACAGAATTCTGCCCGTTTACGACACTGATCTAAATACCTTTTCACAGTGTATAACCATGCCAAAAGGGACAAACATCCCTTTCACTTGTATCTTTGTACTAGGAACTTTTGATCATTGATTTCTATGCGATATCAAACAATTGAACCAAAATTCCAGAACCCAAAGATCcttgtttatttataaatccTTAGAGATTTGATATACCTGAAGTGCATTGTCTATATTGTTAGATAGCAGGGAGAGAGTGTTGGCAACGGAATCAAACCCTCTCATCAGAAGCAAAGAGTCTTCCTTCATTCGCTTAGCTCGGTCCGATCCTCTGgaaatctacaaaaataaaaaggagtaATAGAGAAAACACCATAATCCATCAATGCAATTCTCAACCGGCATAGAAGTCAATCGAAGTGCTGAATAGAAGCACTCACCAATTGGGTGGATACAGAGGGTTCGCCTGGGATTCTGCTTTGACGATGCTCAAGAAGGGTGTCGATCCTGCTGCGTAATGCGCTCCAGAAGCGCTTATCCGAGGAGGGGCTGAACGCAGGAGACGAACCCATGAAGCTTGTGCCCTCCTGTAATCAAATTCAAGAAATTTGTATCAGGTAGAACAGGGGAAGAATTCttcaaatagagagagaaacaatAAAACCCACCACGGAAAGATGAGGAGACAGAGAGAAAAAGTAGGagacaagaagaaaaagacCTGGTTGAGATGAGCAGGTGATGGAGTATCATCCACTGAGGCTGCCatgagagcgagagagagagagagagatacagagGAATAACGGCTAGTTGGTAAAGGAGCTTTCGGGGGAAGATggaattttaaaagaaagagtgacGCGCTGTTTGGGCCAACGTTCAAAAATCTGAGTGCAATTAAATAATGTGAGTAGGAGACGGGAGTAGGATGTATCTGCTACCGCTCTTTTATGAGCAGTAAAGTTGGTTTGCTTTTGAAGGCGCCGAGTGGGGACGCATCCCCACTTTTCCATATATCTACAACTTTTCTTTCaggtcattttttttaacttgcttcatatttaaaatgaaaattatgccTAATAAATATCTTGACATATTTATTAACGCTGTATTTAGTCATAAGActcaattaaatttaatttaattttaaactgaatataatatttaaacactaaattcttaaattattaaattcatttcaattcaaaactttcttatacgtgagacccacaacctttttcaatttctcataaaaagtaataaatttattaatatctaaatacactttaaactcagtttagataagCTTCACATAACTCCATTCAATAttcaattcattactattcatatagAATTGAACTTAACTgatctcaactcaatatctaaatacagcCTAAATTTGtcgcaaaaaaataaaaatgttaaatatactttaaaaaatttactttttcacaTGTCAATACTTATTGATGTATTGTAaattatgaaattcaaaatttaaaatataaattttaaaaaagcatATGGTAGTACTATTCTAAAAAAGCATcgatgattttgtttgaaaccGAGAAGAAGAGTTAGGATTTAATGAATTATAAGcgataaaatattatgatttttttttttacataaaaaatcgCTATTGGGTTTGGTTTCGGTGGTGTGGGACATAACACGTCAATTGATGCAATTCAAATAATGAGTATGACTCGAGCAAAATGTCAGGTTCCGCAAGCTTAGGAATTGGGGTATTGACCAAAGGCTATCTCCAGCTGCATTTTAGCTGAGCTTAAAGTAGCACTCACGTTTGTCTTCGAATCTGGAAATCATGACAAATGGAGGAGTTACCCAAGTCAACAGACCATCACAGTACTGATGATCTGTGCAGCAGTACTGAGAGATCGTTATAAACAGGCGCTGCACTTGAAAACCATGAGAACCACGTGTATGTTGAATAATATCTTTCGTAATGTTGTCTAGCTAATTGACCTTGTCGTCGGTTCGAATATGGcatttatcaattaaaaatatatttacagttttagaaAGTATAAgtgttgtagattttttttgaaaaaaataaataaatttgagatccgcatgaaaaaattattttttttaatagtagaagtaacttttttttaagtgcACAGAACTCACACACTCTAAGATTGTATTTAgcattaatagaaaaaaaaagataaagtatTCATAAAGATGACCAGTGAGTTAGTAAACTAAATAGAAGGATGATGTTGCTTATAgtctttttttccaaaaaaaaatacacaatttccATTGATCAACAGAGACACAGACAGAATAGATTTGAGGGGTTTCCTCCATGTCCACAATACAGTCTAAGATGTTTAATGCATTCTTGCCTAGTGAATGTGCAACTATATTTCCTTCTGTATTGATGTGTCTGATGGAACAGTTGAATCTTGGACCTTATGTCTGAAATTAGCATGCCAAAATGATTCACATATTGCACTTGACCCTGAACAGCCATCACTACTTTTTTGGAATCTCCCTCTAGGATAGTTTTCCTCAATCCCAACTCAAtaccaaatatctttaaaagacaAAGTCTGCCATCTCGTTGTATCacaattcaataatatattcaTGAGCCAGCTTTGACCTTTTCTAATATTGTGTAAGttaattattttgagaaatggtaTAGCCATAAATAGATTAGATTGTACAAAAGCAAACTCATGAATTGATATGAGCTGATGTAGTACcggtatgttaaattataaagttatttatcGTAAAATAAACCTAacgtattatattttttattatcaatttatgaatttacttttgtaaaatctttttgtgattACGAGACtcgttaattatttttatacacGTATTGTAATATAACTAATCCTAGAGGCATTTAAACTCTGTCCCAACtttaaatttacatttattAGTAGCATCCCTTGTATTAATGGCCTTTACCATAATCCATGCCAATCTACAAGAGATTTGGTATGCTGCGATTCAATGGATATTCTAACTTCTCACATGGCTTTAATGCACCCATTCTTGCAATCATGGAAGTTTCTCTTTTTGCAAATTAGAATTAAATCTATCTTTCCTGTCATTTAATAAATGTCCTAGCATGAATTAAGGAGTTCATCAACGCATAAAATTATTAGGGACTCTCAAAGTAtagattaaattatatatttaaaattatttatataaataccaATTTTAATTGACAAAACCCAATTTTCctgtttctgttccattctcTTGATGTTTTGTATTGTAATATTCTGTTTTCAAACCTTTCATGTGAGTCCTGCAGGTTTGCATCAGTAATTG
This genomic interval from Juglans microcarpa x Juglans regia isolate MS1-56 chromosome 4D, Jm3101_v1.0, whole genome shotgun sequence contains the following:
- the LOC121259415 gene encoding uncharacterized protein LOC121259415, with the protein product MAASVDDTPSPAHLNQEGTSFMGSSPAFSPSSDKRFWSALRSRIDTLLEHRQSRIPGEPSVSTQLISRGSDRAKRMKEDSLLLMRGFDSVANTLSLLSNNIDNALQGARDLAKPPTLTEIFQSNLNNSDGKEDDSEKEQKEAELKKGLKRKFDQSHASEDKEDESQKANDEQTLKDGKLNRAKNLAVSMATKAASLARELKSIKSDLCFMQERCALLEEENRRLRDGFAKGIRPDEDDLVRLQLEALLAEKSRLANENANLVRENQCLHQLVEYHQITSQDLSASYEQFIQGMCLDFSSPPPPIPEEADDANCEVFQTPQAHPFSFCTSLNERYHEE